In Vibrio sp. STUT-A11, a genomic segment contains:
- the rhlB gene encoding ATP-dependent RNA helicase RhlB has translation MKKTHITEQKFADLGLEPQVIDGLDKKGFEFCTPIQALALPVLLTGQDIAGQAQTGTGKTLAFLTATFNHLMTTPEHEGRKPTQPRAIIMAPTRELAIQIYNDAETLIASTGLKAALAYGGESYDKQLAKLQGGVDILIGTTGRIIDFYKQKVFNLNNIQAVVLDEADRMFDLGFIKDIRFLFRRMPEPKERLNMLFSATLSYRVQELAFEHMHNPEHVVVEPEQKTGHRIQEELFYPSNEDKMALLQTLIEEEWPDRAIIFANTKHKCESVWGHLAADGHRVGLLTGDVPQKKREKILEQFTKGDVDILVATDVAARGLHIPQVTHVFNYDLPDDCEDYVHRIGRTGRAGASGNSISFACEEYAINLPAIEEYIEHTIPVSEYDASALIQDLPAPIRMRAPRTQQRRTNTGGTRSGNRKQQGRRPRQPRQSAPKQS, from the coding sequence ATGAAAAAGACGCATATCACAGAGCAAAAGTTCGCCGATTTGGGGTTAGAGCCCCAAGTTATTGATGGATTGGATAAAAAAGGGTTTGAGTTTTGTACCCCTATCCAAGCCTTGGCGTTGCCGGTACTGCTCACCGGCCAAGACATCGCAGGCCAGGCCCAAACGGGCACTGGTAAAACACTCGCGTTTCTTACTGCAACGTTCAACCACCTTATGACGACACCGGAGCATGAAGGTCGCAAACCAACACAACCACGCGCCATCATTATGGCGCCTACGCGTGAATTAGCGATTCAGATCTACAATGATGCTGAAACTCTAATTGCAAGTACGGGCTTAAAAGCGGCACTGGCTTACGGTGGCGAAAGCTACGACAAGCAACTGGCTAAGCTACAAGGCGGGGTAGATATTCTTATCGGTACGACAGGACGTATCATCGACTTCTACAAACAAAAAGTCTTTAACCTGAATAACATTCAAGCGGTTGTGTTAGATGAAGCCGACCGCATGTTCGATCTTGGTTTTATTAAAGACATCCGTTTCTTGTTCCGTCGTATGCCAGAACCAAAAGAGCGTTTGAACATGCTGTTCTCTGCAACGCTGTCTTACCGCGTACAAGAACTCGCGTTTGAACACATGCACAACCCAGAACATGTCGTGGTAGAACCAGAGCAAAAAACTGGTCACCGCATCCAGGAAGAACTTTTCTACCCTTCAAACGAAGACAAAATGGCGCTTCTTCAAACACTTATAGAAGAAGAATGGCCAGATCGTGCGATTATATTTGCTAACACCAAGCATAAATGTGAATCCGTTTGGGGTCACCTGGCGGCAGACGGCCATCGTGTTGGTCTATTGACTGGTGATGTACCGCAGAAGAAACGTGAAAAGATTCTTGAGCAGTTCACTAAAGGTGATGTGGATATCCTAGTGGCGACGGATGTAGCGGCTCGTGGCCTGCATATTCCTCAAGTAACACACGTATTCAACTATGATCTGCCAGACGATTGTGAAGACTACGTACACCGTATCGGTCGTACCGGTCGTGCTGGTGCGAGCGGCAACTCTATCAGCTTTGCTTGTGAAGAGTACGCGATCAACCTACCTGCGATTGAAGAATACATTGAACACACTATCCCTGTATCGGAATATGATGCGTCAGCTCTGATTCAAGATCTGCCAGCTCCTATCCGTATGCGTGCGCCACGCACTCAACAGCGTCGCACAAATACAGGCGGAACTCGCTCTGGTAACCGTAAGCAACAAGGACGTCGTCCTCGTCAGCCACGTCAATCAGCGCCTAAACAATCATAA
- the trxA gene encoding thioredoxin TrxA — MSDKILQLTDDGFDNDVINAAGPVLVDFWAEWCGPCKMIAPILDEVAEEYEGKLTIGKLNIDHNAGTPPKFGIRGIPTLLLFKDGNVAATKVGALSKTQLKEFLDANI; from the coding sequence ATGAGTGATAAGATTTTGCAGCTAACTGATGACGGTTTTGATAACGATGTAATCAACGCTGCAGGCCCTGTATTAGTAGATTTTTGGGCAGAATGGTGTGGTCCTTGTAAGATGATCGCGCCTATCCTGGACGAAGTCGCTGAAGAGTACGAAGGCAAACTCACTATCGGTAAACTAAACATCGACCATAACGCAGGCACACCACCTAAGTTTGGTATTCGTGGCATTCCAACGCTACTGCTATTCAAAGACGGCAACGTAGCGGCAACGAAAGTTGGTGCTCTGTCTAAAACTCAACTTAAAGAATTTTTGGACGCAAACATATAA
- the rho gene encoding transcription termination factor Rho produces MNLTELKNRPVSDLVKLGESLGLENLARLRKQDIIFAILKAHAKGGEDIFGDGVLEILQDGFGFLRSADSSYLAGPDDIYVSPSQIRRFNLRTGDSIAGKIRPPKDGERYFALLKVNTVNDDKPDNARNKILFENLTPLHANERMVMERGNGSTEDITARVLDLASPIGKGQRGLIVAPPKAGKTMLLQNIAQSIAYNHPECELMVLLIDERPEEVTEMQRLVKGEVVASTFDEPASRHVQVAEMVIEKAKRLVEHKKDVVILLDSITRLARAYNTVVPSSGKVLTGGVDANALHRPKRFFGAARNVEEGGSLTIIATALVDTGSKMDEVIYEEFKGTGNMELHLNRKIAEKRVFPAIDFNRSGTRREELLTKTDELQKMWILRKIVHPMGETDAMEFLIDKLAMTKTNDEFFDAMRRQ; encoded by the coding sequence ATGAACCTGACCGAACTGAAGAACAGACCTGTGTCTGACCTTGTAAAACTGGGCGAAAGCTTAGGATTAGAGAACCTAGCTCGCTTAAGAAAACAAGACATCATCTTCGCGATTTTAAAAGCGCATGCGAAAGGCGGCGAAGACATCTTTGGCGATGGGGTTCTGGAAATTCTGCAAGACGGCTTTGGTTTCCTACGCAGTGCCGATAGTTCATACCTTGCTGGTCCGGACGATATTTACGTATCGCCAAGTCAGATTCGTCGTTTTAACCTACGTACAGGTGACTCAATTGCTGGTAAAATTCGTCCACCAAAAGACGGCGAACGTTACTTTGCACTTCTGAAAGTCAACACGGTTAACGATGACAAGCCAGACAACGCTCGTAACAAGATCCTATTTGAAAACTTAACGCCTCTGCATGCCAATGAGCGCATGGTAATGGAGCGCGGTAACGGTTCTACAGAAGATATCACTGCACGTGTTCTAGATTTGGCATCGCCAATCGGTAAAGGTCAACGTGGTTTGATTGTTGCTCCGCCAAAAGCGGGTAAGACAATGCTTCTGCAAAACATTGCTCAAAGCATCGCATACAACCACCCAGAATGTGAACTAATGGTACTTCTTATCGACGAACGTCCGGAAGAGGTAACAGAGATGCAACGTCTGGTTAAAGGTGAAGTAGTCGCTTCAACATTTGATGAGCCCGCATCTCGTCACGTTCAAGTAGCGGAAATGGTTATCGAGAAAGCGAAGCGCTTGGTAGAACACAAGAAGGATGTGGTTATCCTACTTGACTCGATTACTCGTCTGGCTCGTGCATACAACACGGTTGTACCTTCATCAGGTAAAGTTCTAACAGGTGGTGTGGATGCGAACGCACTGCACCGTCCTAAGCGTTTCTTCGGTGCGGCACGTAATGTAGAAGAAGGCGGTAGCTTAACAATCATCGCAACTGCGCTAGTTGATACTGGTTCTAAGATGGATGAAGTTATCTACGAAGAATTTAAAGGTACAGGTAACATGGAATTACACCTGAACCGTAAGATTGCAGAGAAGCGTGTCTTCCCTGCGATTGACTTCAACCGCTCTGGTACTCGTCGTGAAGAGCTACTGACTAAGACTGACGAACTACAGAAAATGTGGATTCTACGTAAGATCGTTCACCCAATGGGCGAAACCGACGCAATGGAGTTCCTAATCGATAAGCTAGCGATGACGAAGACCAACGATGAGTTCTTCGATGCAATGCGTCGTCAATAA